A region from the Benincasa hispida cultivar B227 chromosome 12, ASM972705v1, whole genome shotgun sequence genome encodes:
- the LOC120068262 gene encoding uncharacterized protein LOC120068262 isoform X3, with the protein MDPFDEIFSDPGVTSRAGGRFQPKIKPRPKKQTLPPKSTLSLDKKGTISDTKSCRDGSGNSKSITSSSQLPVEEKRESEDDLLLATARSDFIGSHPTSVESAKMVDSAQFDLDSYGGILPSGSTIEDGVTDAIDLTTSSLGPVGVKNLIDDTKNLELLNYSHPSASSAHEATVLDQVGLGSIQSEHEHFNDGKIAGQNIDLFYELECLDDFHNQPKNEADPSSLKHATISNEDGDLDKQRLEIEECGAGANITMDTISSVTTTPSEQPACKYIPKPKIRTAGDACTQISQPEISNMLPLSPQVMSCDTSGMHEASIGTHPDGGLNDSSIDFDGYAPVNQHTETPVNVESLAYDSYGDILMDDFNSDDRDEMLREEGGKNGEEEPSTESNISQQQKMFPPVGEEIEHSKTSRKLRKKVSHQLDEPEDGVDENRNFPNEPSSNSDMHGDGYNKNEAPKGGRGKKTSTKSSKPSTDNEKPTRKRKEANKAVPDLQAEKRPKKFSHSTRRNRRQVNKVLLETPEDEIDFQKISFRDLIIYHEHKEKLEKKVASTRKSATNQRTDTFGEEMYNDGEENLASEQGRGTDDDETPDVVDMTSAYFNYQSFMDKTPRTKWSKQDTERFYEAVRQFGTDFCMIQQLFPGRTRHQIKLKFKSEERHHPFRLSDAIANRAKDHSQFLLLIEQLKEAANKAKHESNQDELTENSGDEEQRELSPETNEEEVAKPEGMEETGKEESVGGELHSPLKADESDDDDDPNRWDEYKFDY; encoded by the exons ATGGACCCTTTTGATGAAATATTTTCTGATCCTGGCGTCACAT CTCGAGCTGGGGGTAGATTTCAACCAAAGATCAAGCCACGTCCTAAAAAACAAACTTTGCCCCCAAAGTCCACGCTATCTCTAGATAAGAAG GGAACAATATCGGATACTAAATCTTGTCGTGATGGTAGCGGAAACTCAAAATCAATCACATCGTCATCCCAACTTCCTGTGGAGGAGAAAAGGGAGTCTGAAGATGATTTGCTCTTGGCTACCGCAAGATCTGATTTCATTGGTTCACATCCCACCTCTGTGGAAAGTGCTAAAATG GTAGACTCGGCACAGTTTGATTTGGATTCTTATGGTGGTATTCTTCCTTCAGGTTCTACTATCGAAG ATGGAGTGACTGATGCAATTGATCTCACTACTTCCTCCTTGGGTCCTGTTGGAGTAAAAAATCTGATTGATGATACAAAAAATTTGGAACTATTGAATTATTCCCATCCAAGTGCCTCTTCAGCTCACGAAGCTACGGTTCTGGATCAAGTTGGACTAGGATCAATCCAATCTGAGCACGAGCATTTCAATGATGGTAAAATAGCAGGACAG AATATAGATCTATTTTACGAATTGGAATGTCTAGATGATTTTCATAACCAACCAAAGAATGAAGCAG ATCCTTCAAGCCTTAAGCATGCAACAATCTCCAACGAGGATGGAGATTTGGACAAACAAAGGTTGGAAATAGAG GAATGTGGGGCAGGGGCTAATATCACCATGGATACAATAAGTTCTGTGACCACTACTCCCTCTG AACAACCTGCTTGCAAGTATATACCAAAGCCCAAAATAAGAACTGCAGGAGATGCTTGCACACAAATCTCTCAGCCAGAAATCTCTAATATGCTTCCACTGTCTCCACAAGTTATGTCTTGTGATACTAGCGGCATGCATGAAGCCTCAATTGGGACACATCCAGATGGTGGTCTTAATGATTCTTCGATTGACTTTGATGGTTATGCTCCTGTCAACCAGCACACTGAAACACCTGTTAATGTAGAATCATTAGCATATGACTCTTATGGTGACATACTGATGGATGATTTTAATTCAGATGATCGGGATGAGATGTTAAGAGAAGAG GGTGGTAAGAATGGCGAAGAAGAACCTTCAACAGAATCAAATATTTCTCAGCAACAAAAGATGTTCCCCCCAGTTGGTGAAGAAATTGAGCACAGCAAAACTTCAAGGAAGTTGAGAAAGAAGGTTTCTCATCAACTTGATGAGCCAGAAGATGGTGTTGATGAGAATAGAAACTTCCCTAATGAACCGTCTAGTAATTCTGATATGCATGGAGATGGCTATAACAAAAACGAAGCCCCAAAAGGAGGTCgaggaaaaaaaacatcaacAAAGTCTTCAAAACCTTCGACTGATAATGAAAAACCAACTCGGAAGCGCAAGGAGGCGAATAAAGCTGTTCCAGATTTGCAGGCCGAAAAACGCCCTAAGAAGTTTTCCCATTCAACTCGTCGAAATAGAAGGCAAG TAAACAAGGTTTTGCTTGAAACTCCAGAGGATGAAATTGACTTTCAAAAAATAAGTTTCCGGGATCTCATTATTTATCACGAGCACAAGGAGAAGTTAGAG AAGAAAGTTGCAAGCACAAGAAAATCAGCAACCAATCAAAG AACCGATACTTTCGGTGAGGAGATGTACAATGATGGAGAGGAAAACCTTGCTTCTGAACAAGGTAGAGGTACTGATGATGATGAAACGCCTGATGTAGTTGACATGACTTCTGCTTACTTTAATTACCAGTCATTCATGGACAAAACACCACGTACAAAGTGGTCAAAGCAGGACACAGAGCGTTTTTATGAG GCTGTACGACAATTCGGAACGGATTTTTGTATGATACAACAATTGTTTCCAGGCCGAACACGGCatcaaattaaactaaaattcaaaagTGAAGAACGTCATCATCCATTTCGCCTATCTGATGCTATAGCTAATCGTGCCAAAG ACCATTCCCAATTTTTATTGTTGATCGAGCAGCTGAAAGAAGCCGCTAATAAGGCAAAACATGAATCCAATCAAGATGAGTTGACTGAAAATAGTGGGGATGAAGAGCAGCGAGAGTTGTCTCCTGAAACTAAT GAAGAAGAAGTGGCAAAACCCGAAGGAATGGAGGAGACAGGAAAGGAAGAATCTGTTGGTGGTGAGCTTCACAGTCCATTGAAGGCTGATGAAagcgatgatgatgatgatccTAATAGATGGGATGAgtataaatttgattattaa
- the LOC120068262 gene encoding uncharacterized protein LOC120068262 isoform X2 encodes MDPFDEIFSDPGVTSRAGGRFQPKIKPRPKKQTLPPKSTLSLDKKGTISDTKSCRDGSGNSKSITSSSQLPVEEKRESEDDLLLATARSDFIGSHPTSVESAKMVDSAQFDLDSYGGILPSGSTIEDGVTDAIDLTTSSLGPVGVKNLIDDTKNLELLNYSHPSASSAHEATVLDQVGLGSIQSEHEHFNDGKIAGQNIDLFYELECLDDFHNQPKNEADPSSLKHATISNEDGDLDKQRLEIELMFQECGAGANITMDTISSVTTTPSEQPACKYIPKPKIRTAGDACTQISQPEISNMLPLSPQVMSCDTSGMHEASIGTHPDGGLNDSSIDFDGYAPVNQHTETPVNVESLAYDSYGDILMDDFNSDDRDEMLREEGGKNGEEEPSTESNISQQQKMFPPVGEEIEHSKTSRKLRKKVSHQLDEPEDGVDENRNFPNEPSSNSDMHGDGYNKNEAPKGGRGKKTSTKSSKPSTDNEKPTRKRKEANKAVPDLQAEKRPKKFSHSTRRNRRQVNKVLLETPEDEIDFQKISFRDLIIYHEHKEKLEKVASTRKSATNQRTDTFGEEMYNDGEENLASEQGRGTDDDETPDVVDMTSAYFNYQSFMDKTPRTKWSKQDTERFYEAVRQFGTDFCMIQQLFPGRTRHQIKLKFKSEERHHPFRLSDAIANRAKDHSQFLLLIEQLKEAANKAKHESNQDELTENSGDEEQRELSPETNEEEVAKPEGMEETGKEESVGGELHSPLKADESDDDDDPNRWDEYKFDY; translated from the exons ATGGACCCTTTTGATGAAATATTTTCTGATCCTGGCGTCACAT CTCGAGCTGGGGGTAGATTTCAACCAAAGATCAAGCCACGTCCTAAAAAACAAACTTTGCCCCCAAAGTCCACGCTATCTCTAGATAAGAAG GGAACAATATCGGATACTAAATCTTGTCGTGATGGTAGCGGAAACTCAAAATCAATCACATCGTCATCCCAACTTCCTGTGGAGGAGAAAAGGGAGTCTGAAGATGATTTGCTCTTGGCTACCGCAAGATCTGATTTCATTGGTTCACATCCCACCTCTGTGGAAAGTGCTAAAATG GTAGACTCGGCACAGTTTGATTTGGATTCTTATGGTGGTATTCTTCCTTCAGGTTCTACTATCGAAG ATGGAGTGACTGATGCAATTGATCTCACTACTTCCTCCTTGGGTCCTGTTGGAGTAAAAAATCTGATTGATGATACAAAAAATTTGGAACTATTGAATTATTCCCATCCAAGTGCCTCTTCAGCTCACGAAGCTACGGTTCTGGATCAAGTTGGACTAGGATCAATCCAATCTGAGCACGAGCATTTCAATGATGGTAAAATAGCAGGACAG AATATAGATCTATTTTACGAATTGGAATGTCTAGATGATTTTCATAACCAACCAAAGAATGAAGCAG ATCCTTCAAGCCTTAAGCATGCAACAATCTCCAACGAGGATGGAGATTTGGACAAACAAAGGTTGGAAATAGAG TTGATGTTTCAGGAATGTGGGGCAGGGGCTAATATCACCATGGATACAATAAGTTCTGTGACCACTACTCCCTCTG AACAACCTGCTTGCAAGTATATACCAAAGCCCAAAATAAGAACTGCAGGAGATGCTTGCACACAAATCTCTCAGCCAGAAATCTCTAATATGCTTCCACTGTCTCCACAAGTTATGTCTTGTGATACTAGCGGCATGCATGAAGCCTCAATTGGGACACATCCAGATGGTGGTCTTAATGATTCTTCGATTGACTTTGATGGTTATGCTCCTGTCAACCAGCACACTGAAACACCTGTTAATGTAGAATCATTAGCATATGACTCTTATGGTGACATACTGATGGATGATTTTAATTCAGATGATCGGGATGAGATGTTAAGAGAAGAG GGTGGTAAGAATGGCGAAGAAGAACCTTCAACAGAATCAAATATTTCTCAGCAACAAAAGATGTTCCCCCCAGTTGGTGAAGAAATTGAGCACAGCAAAACTTCAAGGAAGTTGAGAAAGAAGGTTTCTCATCAACTTGATGAGCCAGAAGATGGTGTTGATGAGAATAGAAACTTCCCTAATGAACCGTCTAGTAATTCTGATATGCATGGAGATGGCTATAACAAAAACGAAGCCCCAAAAGGAGGTCgaggaaaaaaaacatcaacAAAGTCTTCAAAACCTTCGACTGATAATGAAAAACCAACTCGGAAGCGCAAGGAGGCGAATAAAGCTGTTCCAGATTTGCAGGCCGAAAAACGCCCTAAGAAGTTTTCCCATTCAACTCGTCGAAATAGAAGGCAAG TAAACAAGGTTTTGCTTGAAACTCCAGAGGATGAAATTGACTTTCAAAAAATAAGTTTCCGGGATCTCATTATTTATCACGAGCACAAGGAGAAGTTAGAG AAAGTTGCAAGCACAAGAAAATCAGCAACCAATCAAAG AACCGATACTTTCGGTGAGGAGATGTACAATGATGGAGAGGAAAACCTTGCTTCTGAACAAGGTAGAGGTACTGATGATGATGAAACGCCTGATGTAGTTGACATGACTTCTGCTTACTTTAATTACCAGTCATTCATGGACAAAACACCACGTACAAAGTGGTCAAAGCAGGACACAGAGCGTTTTTATGAG GCTGTACGACAATTCGGAACGGATTTTTGTATGATACAACAATTGTTTCCAGGCCGAACACGGCatcaaattaaactaaaattcaaaagTGAAGAACGTCATCATCCATTTCGCCTATCTGATGCTATAGCTAATCGTGCCAAAG ACCATTCCCAATTTTTATTGTTGATCGAGCAGCTGAAAGAAGCCGCTAATAAGGCAAAACATGAATCCAATCAAGATGAGTTGACTGAAAATAGTGGGGATGAAGAGCAGCGAGAGTTGTCTCCTGAAACTAAT GAAGAAGAAGTGGCAAAACCCGAAGGAATGGAGGAGACAGGAAAGGAAGAATCTGTTGGTGGTGAGCTTCACAGTCCATTGAAGGCTGATGAAagcgatgatgatgatgatccTAATAGATGGGATGAgtataaatttgattattaa
- the LOC120068262 gene encoding uncharacterized protein LOC120068262 isoform X1, producing the protein MDPFDEIFSDPGVTSRAGGRFQPKIKPRPKKQTLPPKSTLSLDKKGTISDTKSCRDGSGNSKSITSSSQLPVEEKRESEDDLLLATARSDFIGSHPTSVESAKMVDSAQFDLDSYGGILPSGSTIEDGVTDAIDLTTSSLGPVGVKNLIDDTKNLELLNYSHPSASSAHEATVLDQVGLGSIQSEHEHFNDGKIAGQNIDLFYELECLDDFHNQPKNEADPSSLKHATISNEDGDLDKQRLEIELMFQECGAGANITMDTISSVTTTPSEQPACKYIPKPKIRTAGDACTQISQPEISNMLPLSPQVMSCDTSGMHEASIGTHPDGGLNDSSIDFDGYAPVNQHTETPVNVESLAYDSYGDILMDDFNSDDRDEMLREEGGKNGEEEPSTESNISQQQKMFPPVGEEIEHSKTSRKLRKKVSHQLDEPEDGVDENRNFPNEPSSNSDMHGDGYNKNEAPKGGRGKKTSTKSSKPSTDNEKPTRKRKEANKAVPDLQAEKRPKKFSHSTRRNRRQVNKVLLETPEDEIDFQKISFRDLIIYHEHKEKLEKKVASTRKSATNQRTDTFGEEMYNDGEENLASEQGRGTDDDETPDVVDMTSAYFNYQSFMDKTPRTKWSKQDTERFYEAVRQFGTDFCMIQQLFPGRTRHQIKLKFKSEERHHPFRLSDAIANRAKDHSQFLLLIEQLKEAANKAKHESNQDELTENSGDEEQRELSPETNEEEVAKPEGMEETGKEESVGGELHSPLKADESDDDDDPNRWDEYKFDY; encoded by the exons ATGGACCCTTTTGATGAAATATTTTCTGATCCTGGCGTCACAT CTCGAGCTGGGGGTAGATTTCAACCAAAGATCAAGCCACGTCCTAAAAAACAAACTTTGCCCCCAAAGTCCACGCTATCTCTAGATAAGAAG GGAACAATATCGGATACTAAATCTTGTCGTGATGGTAGCGGAAACTCAAAATCAATCACATCGTCATCCCAACTTCCTGTGGAGGAGAAAAGGGAGTCTGAAGATGATTTGCTCTTGGCTACCGCAAGATCTGATTTCATTGGTTCACATCCCACCTCTGTGGAAAGTGCTAAAATG GTAGACTCGGCACAGTTTGATTTGGATTCTTATGGTGGTATTCTTCCTTCAGGTTCTACTATCGAAG ATGGAGTGACTGATGCAATTGATCTCACTACTTCCTCCTTGGGTCCTGTTGGAGTAAAAAATCTGATTGATGATACAAAAAATTTGGAACTATTGAATTATTCCCATCCAAGTGCCTCTTCAGCTCACGAAGCTACGGTTCTGGATCAAGTTGGACTAGGATCAATCCAATCTGAGCACGAGCATTTCAATGATGGTAAAATAGCAGGACAG AATATAGATCTATTTTACGAATTGGAATGTCTAGATGATTTTCATAACCAACCAAAGAATGAAGCAG ATCCTTCAAGCCTTAAGCATGCAACAATCTCCAACGAGGATGGAGATTTGGACAAACAAAGGTTGGAAATAGAG TTGATGTTTCAGGAATGTGGGGCAGGGGCTAATATCACCATGGATACAATAAGTTCTGTGACCACTACTCCCTCTG AACAACCTGCTTGCAAGTATATACCAAAGCCCAAAATAAGAACTGCAGGAGATGCTTGCACACAAATCTCTCAGCCAGAAATCTCTAATATGCTTCCACTGTCTCCACAAGTTATGTCTTGTGATACTAGCGGCATGCATGAAGCCTCAATTGGGACACATCCAGATGGTGGTCTTAATGATTCTTCGATTGACTTTGATGGTTATGCTCCTGTCAACCAGCACACTGAAACACCTGTTAATGTAGAATCATTAGCATATGACTCTTATGGTGACATACTGATGGATGATTTTAATTCAGATGATCGGGATGAGATGTTAAGAGAAGAG GGTGGTAAGAATGGCGAAGAAGAACCTTCAACAGAATCAAATATTTCTCAGCAACAAAAGATGTTCCCCCCAGTTGGTGAAGAAATTGAGCACAGCAAAACTTCAAGGAAGTTGAGAAAGAAGGTTTCTCATCAACTTGATGAGCCAGAAGATGGTGTTGATGAGAATAGAAACTTCCCTAATGAACCGTCTAGTAATTCTGATATGCATGGAGATGGCTATAACAAAAACGAAGCCCCAAAAGGAGGTCgaggaaaaaaaacatcaacAAAGTCTTCAAAACCTTCGACTGATAATGAAAAACCAACTCGGAAGCGCAAGGAGGCGAATAAAGCTGTTCCAGATTTGCAGGCCGAAAAACGCCCTAAGAAGTTTTCCCATTCAACTCGTCGAAATAGAAGGCAAG TAAACAAGGTTTTGCTTGAAACTCCAGAGGATGAAATTGACTTTCAAAAAATAAGTTTCCGGGATCTCATTATTTATCACGAGCACAAGGAGAAGTTAGAG AAGAAAGTTGCAAGCACAAGAAAATCAGCAACCAATCAAAG AACCGATACTTTCGGTGAGGAGATGTACAATGATGGAGAGGAAAACCTTGCTTCTGAACAAGGTAGAGGTACTGATGATGATGAAACGCCTGATGTAGTTGACATGACTTCTGCTTACTTTAATTACCAGTCATTCATGGACAAAACACCACGTACAAAGTGGTCAAAGCAGGACACAGAGCGTTTTTATGAG GCTGTACGACAATTCGGAACGGATTTTTGTATGATACAACAATTGTTTCCAGGCCGAACACGGCatcaaattaaactaaaattcaaaagTGAAGAACGTCATCATCCATTTCGCCTATCTGATGCTATAGCTAATCGTGCCAAAG ACCATTCCCAATTTTTATTGTTGATCGAGCAGCTGAAAGAAGCCGCTAATAAGGCAAAACATGAATCCAATCAAGATGAGTTGACTGAAAATAGTGGGGATGAAGAGCAGCGAGAGTTGTCTCCTGAAACTAAT GAAGAAGAAGTGGCAAAACCCGAAGGAATGGAGGAGACAGGAAAGGAAGAATCTGTTGGTGGTGAGCTTCACAGTCCATTGAAGGCTGATGAAagcgatgatgatgatgatccTAATAGATGGGATGAgtataaatttgattattaa